A genomic stretch from Juglans microcarpa x Juglans regia isolate MS1-56 chromosome 3S, Jm3101_v1.0, whole genome shotgun sequence includes:
- the LOC121257022 gene encoding LOW QUALITY PROTEIN: gallate 1-beta-glucosyltransferase-like (The sequence of the model RefSeq protein was modified relative to this genomic sequence to represent the inferred CDS: inserted 1 base in 1 codon) gives MGSEALVHVLLVSFPGQGHVNPLLRLGKRLASKGLLVTFSTPKAXGKQMRKASNITDEPAPVGEGFIRFEFFEDGWDEDEPRRQDLDLYLPQLELVGKEIFPQMIKRNAEQGRPISCLINNPFIPWVSDVADSLGLPSAMLWVQSCACFSAYYHYCHGLVPFPSEAEPFIDVQLPSMPLLKYDEVPSFLYPTTPYPFLRRAILGQYRNLDKPFCVLMDTFQELEQDVIEYASKFCPIKTVGPLFKNPTAQNANVRGDFMKADDCIEWLDSKPPQSVVYISFGSVVYLTQAQVDEIAHGILNSGVSFLWVMKPPHKDSGYELLVLPDGFLEKAGDNGRVVHWSPQEQVLAHPSVACFVTHCGWNSTMESLTSGMPVVAFPQWGDQVTDAVYLVDVFKTGVRMCRGEAENKVITREEVERCLLEATVGAKAAEMKQNALQWKAKAEAAVAEGGSSDRNIQAFVDEVRKRSIAINSKTTANGVEDLANKSAATNGLADLVESKANGSLNLVAS, from the exons ATGGGATCCGAAGCTCTAGTCCACGTTCTTTTGGTATCTTTCCCAGGCCAAGGCCATGTTAACCCTCTACTCAGGCTTGGAAAACGCCTTGCTTCAAAGGGTTTGCTTGTAACCTTCTCCACCCCGAAAG TTGGCAAGCAGATGCGAAAAGCCAGCAACATCACTGACGAGCCTGCACCGGTTGGTGAGGGATTCATCCGCTTCGAATTCTTCGAAGATGGCTGGGACGAGGACGAGCCAAGACGCCAAGACTTGGACCTGTACTTACCCCAACTCGAGCTCGTTGGCAAAGAGATCTTCCCTCAGATGATAAAGAGAAACGCAGAACAGGGACGCCCCATTTCGTGCCTAATCAACAACCCATTTATTCCTTGGGTTTCGGACGTGGCTGATAGTCTTGGCCTCCCTTCAGCCATGCTTTGGGTCCAATCTTGTGCGTGCTTCTCCGCATACTACCACTATTGCCACGGCTTAGTTCCTTTCCCCTCTGAAGCTGAGCCCTTTATTGATGTTCAATTGCCAAGTATGCCACTTCTGAAGTATGACGAAGTTCCTAGCTTCTTGTACCCAACCACTCCGTACCCATTCTTGAGGAGGGCCATTCTGGGCCAGTACAGGAACTTGGACAAACCCTTCTGCGTACTGATGGACACGTTCCAGGAACTGGAGCAAGATGTCATTGAGTACGCGTCCAAGTTCTGCCCAATCAAAACGGTCGGGCCTCTCTTCAAGAACCCCACAGCTCAAAACGCAAACGTCCGCGGTGATTTCATGAAGGCCGATGACTGCATTGAGTGGCTGGACTCAAAGCCACCCCAATCCGTGGTGTATATCTCCTTCGGCAGCGTAGTCTACTTGACTCAAGCCCAGGTGGACGAGATTGCTCACGGCATCTTGAATTCTGGGGTCTCGTTCTTGTGGGTGATGAAGCCACCTCATAAAGACTCCGGGTACGAACTGCTGGTTCTTCCAGATGGATTCTTGGAGAAAGCTGGGGACAATGGCAGGGTGGTCCATTGGAGCCCACAAGAGCAAGTGTTGGCCCACCCTTCGGTTGCATGCTTTGTGACCCACTGTGGGTGGAACTCAACCATGGAGTCGCTCACCTCAGGCATGCCGGTGGTGGCGTTCCCGCAGTGGGGAGACCAGGTTACGGACGCAGTTTACTTGGTGGATGTGTTCAAGACCGGCGTGAGAATGTGCCGCGGCGAAGCTGAAAACAAGGTGATCACTAGAGAAGAGGTGGAAAGGTGCTTGCTGGAGGCGACGGTGGGGGCCAAGGCGGCTGAGATGAAGCAGAACGCATTGCAGTGGAAGGCCAAGGCGGAGGCCGCGGTGGCGGAGGGTGGATCGTCTGACCGGAATATCCAAGCCTTTGTGGACGAGGTGAGGAAGAGAAGCATTGCAATCAACAGTAAGACAACGGCCAATGGGGTTGAAGACTTAGCCAATAAGTCAGCAGCGACCAATGGACTTGCAGATCTGGTTGAGTCAAAGGCAAATGGCAGCCTGAACCTGGTTGCATCCTAA
- the LOC121257019 gene encoding transcription factor bHLH113, producing MAGNEGFGGDHLTGEISFSQLLLAEDDGDVAVGLDVDRSLNYSVFSSGKPPKMLCFGNCDQQEAGLVYPETTRTPQKSGVTCSDSSTSSSNNGSINTLSKSVVKKRIGSGQESVQCTNTITPAVAAGQRTSKKKKMENPTPVGHAKRKEKLGERVAALQQLVSPFGKTDTASVLHEAMGYIRFLHEQVQVLCSPYLQRLRSSPELRPLPDDGENGEEARKDLRSRGLCLVPVECTVHVANGNGADFWSPAALGSKVTLSTKQ from the exons ATGGCGGGGAATGAGGGATTTGGGGGGGACCATCTCACAGGGGAAATTAGTTTCTCACAGTTACTGTTGGCAGAGGATGATGGCGATGTTGCTGTAGGTCTTGATGTGGACCGGTCCTTAAATTACTCTGTTTTTTCCTCTGGAAAGCCTCCCAAAATGCTCTGCTTCGGGAACTGCGATCAGCAAGAAGCGGGGCTAGTATATCCTGAGACTACAAGGACTCCCCAGAAATCTGGGGTCACGTGCAGTGACTCCTCAACTTCTTCCAGCAACAACGGCAGTATAAACACTTTGTCAAAATCTGTTGTA AAAAAGCGAATTGGGTCGGGCCAGGAATCCGTGCAGTGCACCAACACCATCACCCCAGCTGTGGCGGCAGGTCAGAGAACatctaaaaagaagaaaatggagaatCCCACGCCAGTCGGCCATGCAAAG AGGAAAGAGAAGCTAGGAGAAAGAGTCGCAGCATTGCAGCAGCTTGTTTCTCCCTTCGGCAAG ACAGATACGGCTTCAGTGCTGCACGAAGCGATGGGATATATCAGGTTTCTGCACGAGCAGGTTCAGGTTCTGTGCTCCCCTTACCTTCAGCGACTGCGCTCTTCACCGGAACTCCGACCTCTACCT GATGACGGAGAAAACGGAGAAGAAGCAAGAAAGGACTTAAGGAGCAGAGGGCTGTGCCTGGTTCCAGTGGAATGCACCGTACACGTGGCGAACGGCAACGGTGCTGATTTTTGGTCGCCTGCTGCCTTGGGGAGCAAAGTTACGTTGTCAACAAAGCAGTGA